One region of Desulfovibrio sp. JC010 genomic DNA includes:
- the smpB gene encoding SsrA-binding protein SmpB has protein sequence MAKKKKKKSPSSIALNKQARRNYEFVETMEAGLVLKGTEVKSLRQGLVSFMDGYINFKEGEAWLVGVHIAPYDHAGYTQHEPDRPRKLLLHAREIEKLQTRVEQKGLTVVPVRLYFSRGNIKLEIALAKGRNVHNRKEELKRRDIARDTARQLANY, from the coding sequence ATGGCTAAGAAGAAAAAGAAGAAGAGCCCTTCATCAATTGCGCTCAATAAGCAGGCCCGCCGTAATTACGAATTCGTGGAAACCATGGAAGCCGGACTGGTGCTCAAGGGTACCGAGGTCAAATCCTTGCGTCAGGGTTTGGTCAGCTTCATGGACGGCTATATCAATTTCAAGGAAGGCGAAGCATGGCTGGTGGGGGTTCATATCGCACCTTACGACCATGCAGGCTACACCCAGCATGAGCCGGACCGTCCGCGTAAGCTGCTGCTGCATGCCCGTGAGATAGAAAAGCTGCAGACAAGGGTGGAGCAGAAAGGCTTGACCGTTGTTCCTGTCAGATTGTACTTCTCAAGAGGTAATATCAAGCTTGAGATTGCCCTCGCCAAGGGCCGCAATGTGCATAACCGCAAGGAAGAGCTCAAGCGCAGGGATATAGCAAGAGATACGGCCCGTCAGCTGGCTAATTACTAG